The following proteins come from a genomic window of Pyxidicoccus sp. MSG2:
- a CDS encoding transposase zinc-binding domain-containing protein: MGRGLPRCVERDFARYLECGVLVHGFARVRCESCKDELLVAFSCKGRGVCPSCNAKRAHVTAVHLVERVVLPHVPYRQWTLSFAHRVRWVLQGRGTTLGRPHPLPAHGVRPAVPLDSWAPFAPSGPCGQPLVEPRRKHRLAN, translated from the coding sequence GTGGGGCGCGGCCTGCCCCGGTGCGTGGAGCGGGACTTCGCCAGGTACCTGGAGTGCGGCGTGCTGGTGCACGGATTCGCGAGGGTGCGCTGCGAGAGTTGTAAGGACGAACTGCTCGTCGCCTTCTCGTGCAAGGGACGAGGGGTGTGCCCCTCCTGCAACGCGAAGCGGGCGCATGTGACGGCGGTGCATCTGGTGGAGCGGGTGGTGCTGCCGCACGTGCCCTACCGTCAGTGGACGCTGTCCTTTGCGCACCGGGTGCGGTGGGTACTTCAAGGACGTGGGACTACTCTCGGACGTCCTCACCCTCTTCCTGCGCACGGTGTTCGCCCTGCAGTGCCGCTTGACTCATGGGCACCATTCGCTCCTTCCGGCCCTTGCGGCCAACCGCTGGTCGAGCCGCGCCGGAAGCACCGGCTCGCCAACTGA
- a CDS encoding DUF922 domain-containing protein, whose amino-acid sequence MRLDLVPGNCRDLNAFVATTGVTDENGTSYPTFWGVTTFTLLANGLLLTEVDFETVEHKIERLPGRPHCFRVTEIDLTFQAVTEVTRIDWKPSSPACEDMWRTRVAFIEAHEQKHVDIVTKAVASANQAWAKKSFKACRASDQKAIKAIANSIARSIINVNQRLKKQISKGFADLDARESAGPLDCCPVVVYDTPGAYQWRVPNGVTSIVVDVYGAEGGGNFTSFPDDSSIPGTTPGGKGAHVTATLAVSPGQWLELEVGGKGLYAVNRSAVGWRADGFGAALGLGAGGHQSTPGVSSTDVAGNGGGASAVVLLGATPMPLVVAGAGGGAAARDEPGSFGTGSGGRGGDSAHPGSPGDDQIVPTVGCTVLHGWGGQPGSQDAAGSGGIGGRTDCTGPGAFNGFKGQDGEWFVAQGAGGNGGSIGGGGGGGGYHGGGGGGAGAVFSHREFGRGGGSGGGGGGSSFVVPGASNMIADGVHTGDGRIEIRVR is encoded by the coding sequence ATGCGGCTCGATTTGGTGCCAGGCAACTGTAGAGACTTGAACGCCTTCGTCGCCACGACTGGCGTTACCGACGAAAATGGAACGAGCTATCCCACATTCTGGGGCGTCACCACCTTCACTCTGCTCGCGAATGGCCTCCTGTTGACCGAGGTGGACTTCGAGACGGTAGAGCACAAGATCGAGCGGTTGCCGGGAAGGCCACACTGCTTTCGGGTAACCGAAATCGACCTCACGTTTCAAGCAGTGACCGAAGTCACCCGTATCGACTGGAAGCCGTCTTCTCCTGCATGTGAAGACATGTGGCGCACCCGAGTGGCCTTTATCGAGGCACACGAACAGAAGCACGTAGACATCGTCACCAAGGCAGTCGCAAGCGCCAATCAGGCATGGGCCAAGAAGTCATTCAAAGCCTGTCGCGCCAGCGACCAGAAGGCCATAAAGGCCATAGCGAATTCGATTGCAAGGTCAATAATCAATGTTAATCAGCGTCTGAAGAAACAGATTTCGAAGGGGTTTGCGGACCTTGATGCACGAGAGAGCGCTGGCCCCCTCGACTGCTGTCCAGTTGTGGTCTACGACACGCCGGGCGCCTACCAATGGAGGGTGCCCAATGGCGTGACCAGCATCGTCGTCGACGTGTACGGCGCGGAGGGCGGCGGGAACTTCACCTCGTTTCCCGATGATAGTTCCATCCCCGGGACTACGCCCGGAGGCAAAGGGGCTCATGTCACCGCCACACTCGCCGTAAGCCCCGGCCAGTGGCTCGAGCTCGAGGTCGGCGGGAAGGGGCTTTACGCAGTCAACCGATCGGCGGTCGGTTGGCGGGCGGATGGATTCGGGGCTGCCCTAGGTCTCGGAGCTGGTGGCCACCAGTCGACCCCGGGGGTGTCCTCGACCGATGTCGCCGGCAACGGAGGCGGTGCGTCGGCCGTGGTGTTATTGGGAGCTACACCGATGCCCCTTGTCGTCGCCGGCGCGGGCGGCGGCGCGGCGGCGCGGGACGAGCCAGGCTCCTTCGGGACTGGGAGCGGCGGGCGTGGCGGTGATAGCGCGCACCCCGGCAGTCCGGGTGACGACCAGATCGTCCCCACCGTCGGGTGCACCGTACTCCACGGCTGGGGCGGGCAACCCGGGTCGCAAGACGCGGCCGGCAGTGGAGGCATCGGCGGCAGGACCGACTGCACCGGACCGGGCGCCTTCAACGGCTTCAAAGGACAGGATGGTGAATGGTTCGTCGCGCAAGGGGCTGGCGGCAACGGCGGTTCAATCGGTGGCGGTGGCGGTGGCGGTGGATATCACGGGGGCGGTGGCGGGGGAGCAGGCGCGGTATTTTCGCATAGGGAGTTCGGCCGCGGCGGCGGCAGCGGTGGTGGTGGTGGTGGCTCCTCATTCGTTGTGCCGGGCGCAAGCAACATGATCGCAGACGGAGTGCATACCGGCGATGGCCGGATCGAGATCCGCGTCAGATAG
- a CDS encoding IS30 family transposase produces MGANKSRRSARAGRSPMPSPGRPSVGRREHRQRFWEAIARGLSSEDAGREAGVSPVVGCRWFREGGGMPSSNLAPLSGRYLSFAEREEVAILHAQRLGVRAIARRLRRSPSTISRELRRNAATRGGALEYRATTAQWHADRRARRPKVAKLTANSQLREYVQTRLAGMLTDTDGTGVPGPETRWNGRRHGQRQDRRWAISWSPEQIANRLRVDFPEDESMRLSHEAIYQSLYVQSRGALRRELVSCLRTGRALRVPRARTRGQGKKFVSSESRLSQRPVEVTDRTVPGHWEGDLILGLGSSAIGTLVERNTRFTMLLHLPSMDAHGQPRVKNGPALAGHGAEAVRSAIASSRTTLPEQLRRTLTWDQGAEMAQHVRLRADTGLAIYFCDPHSPWQRGTNENTNGLLRQYFPKGTDLSRYSRENLATVAAALNNRPRKALGWKTPAESLDAHLCSLQRGGVATTP; encoded by the coding sequence ATGGGAGCAAACAAGAGTCGACGGTCTGCCCGTGCAGGGCGGTCTCCTATGCCGTCGCCCGGTCGTCCATCCGTGGGAAGGCGTGAGCACCGACAACGATTCTGGGAAGCAATTGCCCGCGGCCTCTCGAGCGAAGACGCCGGGAGAGAAGCCGGCGTATCGCCGGTGGTTGGATGCAGGTGGTTCCGCGAAGGTGGCGGTATGCCGTCGAGCAATCTGGCCCCGCTGTCGGGGCGGTACCTGTCGTTTGCCGAGCGAGAAGAAGTCGCGATTCTGCACGCCCAGCGCCTCGGGGTTCGCGCGATAGCGCGTCGGCTCCGGCGTTCTCCATCGACCATCTCTCGGGAGTTACGCCGCAATGCCGCAACTCGTGGCGGCGCCCTGGAGTACCGGGCCACGACCGCCCAGTGGCATGCGGACCGGCGCGCGAGACGTCCGAAGGTCGCGAAACTCACGGCGAACAGCCAGCTGCGAGAGTACGTGCAGACGCGACTGGCAGGCATGCTCACCGATACGGACGGAACGGGCGTGCCCGGCCCAGAGACTCGATGGAATGGTCGGCGCCACGGACAACGGCAAGACCGACGGTGGGCAATCTCCTGGAGCCCCGAGCAGATTGCCAACAGACTTCGGGTGGACTTCCCTGAGGATGAGTCGATGAGGCTCTCCCACGAGGCCATCTACCAGTCGCTCTACGTGCAAAGCCGTGGTGCACTACGACGCGAGTTGGTCAGCTGCCTGCGGACCGGACGGGCGCTGCGGGTGCCAAGGGCACGCACCCGTGGGCAAGGCAAGAAGTTCGTCAGCTCCGAGAGCAGACTCAGCCAACGCCCAGTTGAAGTCACGGACCGGACCGTGCCTGGGCACTGGGAAGGTGACCTGATTTTGGGGCTAGGCAGTTCTGCAATAGGCACTCTGGTCGAGCGCAACACCCGGTTCACGATGCTCCTGCACCTGCCCAGCATGGACGCCCACGGCCAACCTCGCGTCAAGAACGGTCCCGCCTTGGCCGGACATGGTGCCGAAGCAGTCCGCAGCGCCATCGCCTCCTCGCGCACCACGCTGCCGGAACAGCTGCGCCGAACACTCACGTGGGACCAGGGCGCCGAGATGGCTCAGCATGTGCGCCTCCGAGCCGATACAGGCCTGGCCATTTACTTCTGCGACCCACACAGCCCATGGCAACGAGGTACGAACGAGAACACCAACGGCCTGCTTCGCCAGTACTTCCCGAAAGGGACAGACCTGTCCAGGTACTCCCGCGAAAACCTCGCCACTGTCGCCGCTGCCCTCAACAACCGGCCTCGCAAGGCTCTTGGATGGAAAACGCCCGCCGAATCTCTCGACGCTCATCTATGCTCACTCCAACGAGGTGGCGTTGCGACGACCCCTTGA
- a CDS encoding RidA family protein, whose translation MGAEAKLAELVITVPEVVPPVAAYQPTARTGNLVFTAGQLPARDGEMIAVGRLGGEVTEEQGYECARQCARNALAAVKAEIGSLDAVKRVVKVVVFVASTPDFTDQPKVANGASELLGEVFGESGKHARSAVGVSVLPLDVPVEVEIVVEV comes from the coding sequence ATGGGAGCAGAGGCGAAGCTCGCCGAGCTGGTCATCACCGTCCCCGAGGTGGTCCCGCCGGTCGCGGCCTACCAGCCCACCGCCCGCACCGGGAACCTCGTCTTCACCGCCGGCCAGCTGCCGGCGCGCGACGGCGAGATGATCGCCGTCGGCAGGCTCGGCGGCGAGGTCACCGAGGAGCAGGGCTACGAGTGCGCCCGCCAGTGCGCGCGCAACGCGCTCGCCGCGGTGAAGGCCGAGATCGGCTCCCTCGACGCCGTGAAGCGCGTGGTCAAGGTCGTCGTCTTCGTCGCCTCGACGCCCGACTTCACCGACCAGCCCAAGGTCGCCAACGGCGCGTCCGAGCTGCTCGGCGAGGTCTTCGGCGAGTCCGGCAAGCACGCTCGCTCGGCCGTCGGCGTCTCGGTGCTCCCGCTCGACGTGCCCGTCGAGGTCGAGATCGTCGTCGAAGTCTGA
- a CDS encoding FG-GAP-like repeat-containing protein: protein MAIGTAEHALYVDSDEIWGRPNLTVCWDTPGFATEKEWVRSAIRATWEKESNLVFSGWGNCPSSSDIRITISDEGPHTEGLGTSIEDEEEGMVLNFTFANWSTSCGSSAAQREYCIRSIAVHEFGHAVGFAHEHNRGDTPSTCTTPAQGSDGDTYVGAWDSMSVMNYCNPTWNNGGQLSTTDIQGVRQFYGHPQGPNQQFHVAKVDSDGRVDILQTFRGWGSIPTCRSTGTGWSCTNPAATMYDWGSPEQRSITGDFNGDGRTDVVQMYRLWASYPVCYSTGTGGWSCSNPAATIYDWGTAGQRFIPGDFNGDGKTDIAQAYHASTWLPVCRSTGTGWTCNNPTATLRTTDSPEVRYLSADFNGDGKADIAQVYRRWTTQPLCLSTGTGWSCTNASASVYDAGNAEQDFLTGDFNGDGRADILQTYRGWNAQPLCYGTASGTWSCALPAGTFYNSGSSEQQTLTGDFNGDGRTDIIQTYRGWGSIPTCYSTGTGWSCSNSPATIVNSGSSEQRFMTADVNGDGRTDVIQVYRGWTQYPVCLSTGTGWNCGGWLATVYDIGTY from the coding sequence GTGGCCATCGGGACGGCGGAGCACGCGCTGTACGTCGACTCGGACGAAATCTGGGGCCGCCCCAACCTGACGGTCTGCTGGGACACGCCGGGCTTCGCCACGGAGAAGGAGTGGGTGCGGTCCGCCATCCGCGCCACCTGGGAGAAGGAGAGCAACCTGGTGTTCTCCGGCTGGGGGAACTGCCCCAGCTCCTCGGACATCCGCATCACCATCAGTGACGAGGGCCCGCACACGGAGGGTCTGGGCACCAGCATCGAGGACGAGGAGGAGGGCATGGTGCTCAACTTCACGTTCGCCAACTGGAGCACCTCCTGTGGCTCCAGCGCCGCGCAGCGGGAGTACTGCATCCGGTCCATCGCCGTGCATGAGTTCGGTCACGCGGTGGGCTTCGCGCACGAGCACAACCGGGGTGACACGCCCTCCACGTGCACCACTCCCGCGCAGGGCAGCGACGGCGACACCTACGTGGGCGCGTGGGATTCGATGTCAGTGATGAACTACTGCAACCCCACGTGGAACAACGGCGGGCAGCTCAGCACCACGGACATCCAGGGCGTGCGTCAGTTCTACGGCCACCCGCAGGGACCCAACCAGCAGTTCCACGTGGCCAAGGTGGACAGCGACGGCCGCGTGGACATCCTCCAGACGTTCCGGGGCTGGGGCTCCATCCCGACGTGTCGCTCGACGGGGACAGGCTGGTCGTGCACGAACCCCGCGGCGACGATGTACGACTGGGGCTCCCCCGAGCAGCGCTCCATCACGGGCGACTTCAACGGCGACGGTCGCACGGACGTCGTCCAGATGTACCGCCTCTGGGCGAGCTATCCGGTGTGCTACTCGACGGGCACGGGCGGCTGGAGTTGTTCCAACCCGGCGGCCACCATCTACGACTGGGGCACCGCCGGTCAGCGGTTCATCCCGGGTGATTTCAACGGCGACGGGAAGACGGACATCGCCCAGGCCTACCACGCGTCCACGTGGCTCCCCGTCTGCCGCTCCACCGGCACCGGCTGGACCTGCAACAATCCCACGGCCACGCTGCGGACGACGGACTCGCCCGAGGTGCGCTACCTGTCGGCGGACTTCAACGGCGACGGGAAGGCGGACATCGCGCAGGTGTATCGTCGCTGGACGACGCAGCCGCTGTGTCTGTCGACGGGCACGGGCTGGTCGTGCACCAACGCGAGCGCGTCCGTCTATGACGCGGGGAATGCCGAGCAGGACTTCCTGACGGGCGACTTCAACGGCGACGGTCGGGCGGACATCCTCCAGACCTATCGCGGCTGGAATGCCCAGCCGCTGTGCTACGGCACGGCCAGCGGGACCTGGTCCTGCGCCCTGCCGGCGGGGACCTTCTACAACTCGGGTTCGTCGGAGCAGCAGACCCTGACGGGTGACTTCAACGGCGATGGCCGCACCGACATCATCCAGACCTACCGTGGCTGGGGGAGCATCCCCACGTGCTACTCCACGGGCACGGGCTGGAGTTGCAGCAACTCCCCGGCGACCATCGTCAACTCGGGCTCCTCCGAGCAGCGGTTCATGACCGCGGACGTCAACGGCGATGGCCGCACCGATGTCATCCAGGTCTATCGCGGGTGGACACAGTATCCCGTGTGTCTGTCGACGGGCACTGGATGGAATTGCGGTGGCTGGCTGGCGACGGTCTACGACATCGGCACGTACTGA
- a CDS encoding dihydrofolate reductase family protein, whose product MGLLTFSMNVTLDGCVDHQEGIADDETHAFFTRLMDEGGAMLWGRVTYEMMESYWPAVARGDEEAPPALREWAVKLEGKPKYVVSSTRKDFPWTNSHHIAGDLRTGVQKLKDATPAGVLLGSGKLATELDRLDLIDEYKFLVHPRIAGHGPTLYQSGLPSTRRLELVSAKPLRSGVVAMHYRRAR is encoded by the coding sequence ATGGGACTCTTGACCTTCAGCATGAACGTCACCCTGGACGGCTGCGTCGACCACCAGGAGGGAATCGCCGACGACGAGACACACGCCTTCTTCACCCGCCTCATGGACGAGGGCGGGGCGATGCTGTGGGGCCGCGTCACCTACGAGATGATGGAGAGCTACTGGCCGGCGGTCGCCCGCGGCGACGAGGAGGCGCCGCCAGCGCTGCGCGAGTGGGCGGTCAAGCTGGAGGGCAAGCCGAAGTACGTGGTGTCGTCGACGCGAAAGGACTTCCCGTGGACCAACAGCCACCACATCGCCGGCGACCTGCGCACGGGCGTGCAGAAGCTCAAGGACGCGACCCCGGCCGGCGTGCTCCTCGGTAGCGGCAAGCTCGCGACCGAGCTGGACCGGCTGGATCTGATCGACGAGTACAAGTTCCTCGTCCACCCCAGGATCGCCGGCCACGGCCCGACCCTGTACCAGAGCGGGCTGCCCAGCACGCGACGGCTCGAGCTGGTCTCGGCGAAGCCGCTCCGCAGCGGCGTGGTCGCCATGCACTACCGGCGCGCGCGCTGA